From the Ruminiclostridium josui JCM 17888 genome, one window contains:
- a CDS encoding DUF4865 family protein has product MISSQYKITLPGNYDMNIIKKRVKDNGHKTDGFDGLKFKFYLITEKGVNNCIQNSYSPLYFWKDCEGLNKFLFEGFYDNILDSFGWQNVNIGVPLVDETTEKVKDTSFIFEVIGDIEPKESLKNFKKKIRDKIPKIDAEYIITYNPEKWRYHVYYFVNDLEKVKTEKGVTFTILHISY; this is encoded by the coding sequence TAAAAAAAGAGTCAAGGACAACGGTCATAAAACAGATGGATTCGATGGTTTAAAGTTCAAATTTTATTTAATAACAGAAAAGGGAGTAAATAATTGTATTCAAAACAGTTATTCTCCGTTATATTTTTGGAAAGATTGTGAAGGATTAAATAAATTCTTATTTGAAGGATTTTATGACAATATTTTAGACTCATTTGGATGGCAGAATGTAAATATCGGAGTTCCGTTAGTTGATGAGACAACGGAAAAAGTGAAAGACACAAGCTTTATATTTGAAGTTATAGGAGATATAGAGCCGAAAGAAAGTTTGAAAAACTTTAAAAAGAAAATAAGAGACAAGATTCCGAAAATTGATGCAGAGTATATCATTACTTATAATCCAGAGAAGTGGAGATATCATGTTTATTATTTTGTGAATGACTTAGAAAAAGTAAAAACAGAAAAGGGTGTGACATTCACCATTCTTCATATATCATACTAA